The proteins below are encoded in one region of Geobacter sp.:
- a CDS encoding ABC transporter substrate-binding protein, translating to MTTCGKHLQRLLTRHAPAYRHLVCVVAVALVVLLAGSISLAGVSPADDVSNDNVMRLGERMYREGILPSGKVMEAFIRGDVEVDSTSFSCASCHLRAGLGSVEGGVVTPPTNGAKLFKPYRRPPSFGDVVDKTGRYIYAKTVLERPAYTRESLAKALRFGVDPAGQVFNDVMPRYPLNDRDMGILVRYLERLSSDISPGATPSSFAFATIVTDDVKSEDRAAMLDVLQRFIDGTNSQVEMFRDFLKFGYTPTIDMKYAFRSASLAVWELKGPPESWRKQLEAYYAKGPVFAVLGGISNSSWQPVHDFCEERRLPCLFPITDFPVVSTHDWYTYYFNKGYFQEGEAVANYLNRLESIDDTAPILQIVQDTPTGKALADGFLQSWKDLGRSPVQSLSLSAEQFADPGQLARILAEQPAKVLLLWGDDAILPALNALSQGADTRVPIFASSTALGKKTLQVDEAMRDRVYFSFPYRLTPYLGTREGYDAKVPILTTSKDFGDRRITSRTVTMLLQAALQGLKLLYENQYQDHLLDVMSMQMDQVVRDYERFSFGPGQRYASKGCYIIQLGKGTQPDILPVSEWVIH from the coding sequence ATGACGACTTGCGGCAAACACCTACAGAGGCTGCTCACTCGGCATGCGCCGGCATACCGTCACCTCGTCTGCGTGGTGGCAGTGGCCCTTGTCGTCCTTCTTGCAGGGTCGATCTCCTTGGCCGGCGTTTCCCCTGCGGATGATGTCTCAAACGACAATGTCATGCGGCTTGGCGAACGGATGTACCGTGAGGGGATACTCCCTTCCGGCAAGGTCATGGAGGCATTCATCCGTGGGGATGTCGAAGTCGACAGTACCTCATTTTCCTGCGCCAGCTGCCATCTGCGCGCAGGTCTCGGCTCGGTCGAAGGCGGAGTGGTCACTCCGCCGACCAACGGCGCCAAGCTGTTTAAGCCCTACCGGCGACCACCGTCGTTCGGGGACGTGGTGGACAAGACCGGGCGCTATATCTATGCGAAAACCGTTCTCGAGCGACCTGCCTATACCAGGGAATCACTCGCCAAAGCGCTACGTTTCGGTGTCGATCCCGCCGGGCAGGTCTTCAACGACGTGATGCCCCGGTATCCGTTGAACGATCGGGACATGGGGATTCTGGTCAGGTATCTCGAACGGCTGTCGTCCGATATCTCTCCCGGTGCGACGCCGTCATCCTTCGCCTTTGCCACCATTGTCACCGACGACGTGAAGAGCGAAGACCGTGCCGCCATGCTGGATGTGCTGCAGAGATTCATCGACGGCACGAACAGTCAGGTCGAGATGTTCAGGGACTTTCTCAAATTCGGCTATACCCCGACCATAGACATGAAATATGCCTTCCGTTCGGCGTCCCTGGCTGTCTGGGAACTCAAAGGCCCGCCTGAAAGCTGGCGGAAGCAGCTTGAAGCATATTATGCAAAAGGCCCGGTCTTTGCAGTCCTGGGGGGGATTTCAAACAGCTCCTGGCAGCCCGTTCACGATTTTTGCGAAGAGCGTCGCCTTCCCTGCCTCTTTCCCATTACCGACTTTCCGGTTGTGTCGACACACGACTGGTACACCTATTACTTCAACAAAGGGTATTTCCAAGAAGGCGAAGCCGTAGCCAACTATCTGAACCGTCTTGAGAGTATTGACGACACCGCGCCGATACTGCAGATCGTCCAGGACACGCCCACGGGCAAGGCCTTGGCCGACGGCTTTCTGCAGAGCTGGAAAGATCTGGGGCGGTCCCCGGTGCAGTCTTTGTCCCTTTCGGCAGAACAGTTTGCCGATCCCGGACAGCTCGCGAGAATCCTGGCCGAACAGCCAGCGAAAGTTCTGCTTCTCTGGGGGGATGATGCCATACTCCCCGCATTGAATGCCCTGTCGCAGGGGGCGGATACTCGTGTCCCCATTTTCGCCTCTTCGACTGCCCTGGGGAAGAAGACCCTGCAGGTTGACGAAGCGATGCGGGACAGGGTTTACTTCAGCTTTCCCTATCGCCTCACCCCTTATCTGGGCACTCGGGAGGGGTATGACGCCAAAGTCCCCATATTGACCACCTCCAAGGATTTCGGGGACAGAAGGATAACCTCCCGGACTGTAACCATGCTTCTCCAGGCAGCTCTGCAAGGGCTCAAGCTGCTCTACGAAAACCAGTACCAGGATCACCTGCTCGATGTCATGAGCATGCAGATGGATCAGGTTGTCAGAGACTATGAACGATTCAGTTTCGGGCCGGGTCAACGGTATGCTTCAAAAGGATGCTACATAATCCAACTCGGGAAAGGCACGCAACCCGATATCCTGCCGGTCAGCGAATGGGTCATCCATTGA